One Formosa agariphila KMM 3901 genomic window, GAAATGTTGGTGAATATTTACGTTTAGTAGATGCGTTAACTCACGTACAAGAAAAAGGTGAAGTTTGTCCTGCAAACTGGGAAGAAGGAAAAGATGCAATGAGCGCTAACAGAGATGGTGTTTCTAGCTACTTAGCTTCTCACTAATTAAAATACACAATGCACCATCCTTTTTCACGAAAGGATGGTAATCTAAAAAATCATCTGTTATGGTACAAGAATTAGAACAAGACAATTTAAGTGAAATTGTATCTGGTAATGATACAGTAGTTGTGCAATATTCAGCAACTTGGTGTGGTAATTGTAGAATTATGAAACCAAAATTTAAAAAATTAGCGACCGAAAACGAGAACATCACTTTCGTAATTGCTGATGCTGAAAAATTCACAGAATCTAGAAAACTAGCAAACGTAGATAACTTGCCTACTTTTGCAACCTTTAAAAAAGGTGAATTTGTAAACCAAGTACAAACGAATAAGTTTGACGTTTTAAAAGAGTTAGTCGATGAAGTTACCAGTAATTAAACACCTGACTCAATTTATTGAGGAAAATGATGAAGATTTCGTAAATGAAACCATCGAAACACTTGAAGCTCTTACTGAAGTATCATCACTTAAAGATGAAGAATTAGATGTTATTGGTGAATTAATATCGAATATGTATGGCGCTATCGAGGTCAACAACATGATAAAAAACGGTACCCCACAGAAAGAAGCTTTAAATAGTTTTATGAAACGTGTTATGGGTTCTATCGATAAATAAGAAAAATTGAAAACTGAAAAACTTTACAACAAAACCACTTTGCGAAAGCAAGGTGGTTTTTTGCTTTATAACATCCCGTAGTTCTTTCACGAGTTTATAACGTCAAAAATAGTATCGATAAAGTTAAACAATTAATAAAAATGTCTTTAGGAAACTTATATTCTATAACTTTAAGTATAATTTAAAATAGAAGTTTCCAAGATGAACTAATCGATAAATTTTCAATAGTCTGTTTTCACGAATGCTTTACATGTATTAGTTTCAGCAATTCAGAAGAAAGCAAACAGTGTCCATATTATGTACTATTACAAAATGTATTTAGGACATTTTTTAAAACCGTCAACTATCGGACTACCAAATAATTACCACAGGTTTTGAATTCTTATTTTTTTTATTTTAATTTTATATGAACACGAATTAAATAAACTTTAATTATAGATAAAAACAAAATCATCAATTATACTTATACTGATATAGAATTTGAAAATTAAAAATACCAATTTATAAATATCAACTAATGTACATTTGAAAGACAAGAACACATAAAACACCTAAACCTTTTTAGATATGGCAAACGATAAAAACTCAAAAGCATCAGACGATATTAGTCAATGCCCACACCATCAACAACAACAACAGCAGCAACAACAGCAACAACGTCAGGACGAACAAGCAGATCCTATTACAGAAGAAAACGACAAACAAAGCGGTAGTCATGGTTCATCTGCTGGAAAATGTCCTGTTATGCACGGCGGAAATACAACCACGAAATCTACTGTAATGGAATGGTGGCCAAACGCACTAAATCTTGATATTTTACATCAGCATGATTCGAAAACAAATCCTTTAGGAGAAGATTTCGATTATCATGAAGAATTAAAAAAGTTAGATATCGAAGCCCTAAAAAAGGATATGCATGCACTCATGACAGATAGTCAAGATTGGTGGCCTGCAGATTGGGGACATTACGGCGGATTATTTATTCGTTTATCATGGCACTCTGCTGGAACCTACAGAATTTCTGATGGACGCGGTGGTGGCGGAACAGGGAATCAGCGTTTCGCACCTTTAAATTCTTGGCCAGATAATGTGAGTTTAGATAAAGCAAGAAGATTGCTTTGGCCTATCAAGAAAAAATATGGTAATAAAGTAAGCTGGGCAGATTTAATTGTGCTTGCTGGAACTATTGCTTATGAGAGCATGGGCTTAAAAACATACGGATTTGCATTCGGACGTAAAGACATTTGGAATCCTGAAACAGACACCTATTGGGGTGCAGAAAAAGAATGGTTAGCACCTAGTGACGAGCGTTATGCAAATGTGGAACATCCCGACACTATGGAAAACCCGTTAGCTGCAGTACAAATGGGATTAATCTATGTCAATCCAGAAGGTGTAAACGGAAAACAAGACCCATTAAAAACAGCTGCACACATCCGTGAAACATTTGCACGTATGGCGATGAACGATGAAGAAACTGTAGCCTTAACAGCTGGTGGACATACCGTTGGTAAAACTCACGGAAACGGCGATGCTAGTATTTTAGGACCAGAACCTGAGGCTGCAAATGTAGAAGAACAAGGTATGGGTTGGAGTAATCCAACTAAATCTGGGAAAGGTCGTTATACTGTAACTAGCGGACTTGAAGGTGCATGGACAACTAACCCAACAAAATGGGATGGTGGTTTCTTTGAAATGCTATTCAATCATGAATGGGAATCTGTTAAAAGTCCTGCCGGTGCTTTACAATGGGAGCCTGTAAGTATTAAAGATGAAGATAAACCTGTAGATGTAGAAGATTCAAGTATCCGACACAACCCAATGATGACCGATGCAGATATGGCCATGAAAATGGACCCTATTTATAAAGAAATCTCGTTAAAGTTCATGAACGATCAGGAGTACTTCTCTGAAACTTTCGCTCGTGCTTGGTTTAAATTAACGCATAGAGATATGGGACCTAAAGCGAATTATATCGGTACTGATGTCCCTGATGAGGATTTAATATGGCAAGACCCTATTCCTGCTGGAACATCGGACTATGATGTTGCGGCAGTAAAAAATAAAATTGCTGCTTCAGGATTATCTATCCCTGAAATGGTAAATACAGCTTGGGATAGTGCGCGTACATTCCGTGGATCGGATATGCGTGGTGGAGCAAATGGAGCACGTATTCGTTTAGCACCGCAAAAAGACTGGGAAGGTAATGAGCCACATCGCTTAACTTATGTACTATCTGTTCTTGAACCTATTGCTGCAGAATTTGGGATTAGTATAGCAGACACGATTGTATTAGCTGGTAATCTTGGTATTGAGCAAGCGATTAAAGCAGGCGGTTTAGATATTGATGTGCCGTTTACTCCGGGCCGTGGCGATGCAACAGACGAGATGACCGATGCTGATTCTTTTGCGCCTTTAGAACCTTTAGCTGATGGCTATAGAAACTATACTAAAAAGGAATATGTTGTTAGTCCTGAAGAATTGATGCTTGACCGTACCCAATTAATGGGCTTAACGGCACCAGAAATGACAGTTCTTGTTGGAGGTATGCGAGTACTTGGAACAAATTACGGGAATACTAAACATGGTGTTTTCACAAACACTATTGGAGCACTAACAAACGATTTCTTCGTAAACCTTACAGATATGGGGAACTCTTGGAAACCAACAGATAAAGGACTTTACGACATTTGCGACCGTAGAACAGGAGTTGTTAAGTGGACTGCAACACGTATGGACTTAGTCTTTGGATCGAATTCAATATTGCGTTCTTATTCTGAAGTCTATGCACAAGACGATAACAAAGAGAAATTTGTGAAAGATTTTGTAAAAGCTTGGAATAAAGTTATGAATGCAGATCGCTTCGATTTAAAATAAAAATAATATTTTGAGTAACCATAATTGCGGTTTCAATTTTATATTGAAGCCGCTTTTTTAGTTGTTACACATTTAGATTCTTTATTTCCAATTATGAACAACTAATTTCAGTTTGCTTGACGTATTAAAAAACCTCTTCAAAAATGAAGAGGCACTAAAAGTCAATTTCAAATATCTCTTAAATAAAATTAAGCTTTTGGTAACAGCACGGTATCAATAACATGAATTACACCATTAGATTGATTAACATCTGCAATAGTAACTTGTGCTGAATTTCCATTCTCGTCTGTAATATAAACGGCTTCCCCTTTTAACCATGCCGTAATCATACCACCGCTAACAGTTTTAATTTCTGCTTTACCTTTTCCTTTTTTTATCAACTTTAAAAGATCTGAAGCATTCCATTGTCCTGAAACAACATGATATTCTAATAGGGCTTGTAATTTCATTTTATTTTCAGGCATTAATAAGGTTTCAACAGTTCCTTTTGGCAAATTAGCAAAGGCTTCATTAGTTGGTGCAAATACAGTAAAAGGACCTTCACTAGATAACACATCTACTAAATCTCCTGCTTGAACTGCCGACACTAACGTGGTATGATCTTTAGAGTTTACTGCATTTTCAACTATATTTTTAGTTGGGTACATTTTAGCTCCACCTACCATAACCGTATGCTCTTTCATCATCCTGTTTTGTGCGAACACATTAATAAATGAGAAAATTGCGATTGAAAATAATAGTGATTTAAATACTTTTAATGTTTTCATAATTCTGGTTTTAAATATTGTTATTATTGTTTCAGGTGTATTAACGAATTTTAAAGGATGTCGGTTTTATGTTTTAAAACAATTTAACAATTCATTAACTAGACACTTCAGCTAAACAACTACTTTTAAGCAACTTAAATCGCAAACAAAAAATTAAAAAAATAGCATAAACATCTAATTATTATTAATTTTAACCACAAATAAAAAAACGTAATTATGGCAACAGTAACCTTAAAAGGAAACGAAATACAGACTTCAGGAGATTTACCAAAAGTTGGAACAAAAGCACCCGATTTTACATTAACAACTATAGAATTAGGTTCGAAATCATTAAAAGATTTTGAAGGAAGTAATATCATTTTAAACATTTTTCCAAGTGTAGATACTGGAACATGTGCACAATCTGTTAGAGAATTTAACAAAGAAGCTAGCGCTTTAGATAATACAAAAGTACTTTGTATTTCTCGTGATTTACCATTTGCGCAAGCGCGTTTTTGTGGTGCAGAAGGTTTAGAAAACGTAATTTCTTTATCAGATTTTAAAGATGGTAGTTTTGGAAAAGCTTATGGCGTTAATTTTACTACCGGACCTTTAGAAACATTATTATCTCGTAGTGTAGTGGTGTTAGACGAAAAAGGAAATGTAAAATATACAGAACAAGTATCTGAAACTGTAGACGAACCGAATTACAAAGCTGCTTTAGATGCTTTAAAAAATGGCTAAAAAAGAATCGTTTCTTGTAAACAGAATTAAAAGTGTAGGATATGCGTATAAAGGCGCTATCCTACTCTTAAAAACCGAATCTAGTATAAAAATCCAATTTGCTATTGCGATTTGCGTTACCATAGCTGGATTTTACTATAATATTTCGGCAACAGAATGGATGGTACAAGTACTAGCTATTGGAATTATCATGACAGCAGAAGGTTTAAATACTGCTGTAGAAGCTATTGCCGATTTTATTCATCCAGAATTTCACAACAAAATAGGCTTCCTTAAAGACATCTCGGCAGGAGCCGTTTTTATAGCTGCAATCGCGGCAACTATTGTTGGTTTTATTATTTATCTACCAAAAGTATTTTAAATACTATACCCTTAGGATAACCGTTAGTAATTTGTATTTTTGCTCAAATTAACAACAGCGCGTTGATGGCTAAAAAAAAACCGAAAACTAAACAATCTAGTACTCCTAAATTCAAAAAACCAAGTCTGACTTTAACAAACCAACAAAAGCTTATTTTTGGTAGTTTGCTAATTATAATTGGATTTATTTTAGGTACTGCATTTTTATCTTATTTCTTTACAGGAAAGGCCGACCAAAGTATTCTTAACGAATTTTCTTTGCGCGAAGCCGAAGCTGAAAACTGGGTAAAAAAGTTAGGTGCAATGCTTAGTGATATCTTTGTATATCGCGGGTTTGGTGTTGCTGCTTTTATCTTTTCGGGTCTACTTATTCGCTCTGGACTACACGTCCTTTTAGATGTAAACCATGCCAAATTAAGACGGTATTGGTTTTGGGGTATGTACCTTATGATTTGGATTTCTGTATTCTTCGGTTTTTTCGGAGAAAAACATTCCATTTTAGGAGGAACTGTAGGCTTCGAAACGAATACGTATTTACAAGATTACATTGGTATTTTAGGGGTAGCTTTACTCCTATTCTTCGGACTTATAGTATATCTCGCTACACGATTTAAAATAACAATTCATAGTTTTATCGCACTATTTAAGTCGGCTAAAAAAGATATTTCAGATGAATTAAAATCGGATAGTGAAGCATTTGTGCCTTTCGATAATAGTTTAACAGACGAGGCCGAAGCTATAAAATCGGCTAATAAAGTTGTTAAATCAGAAAAGCCAAAACCAGAAAAACCAGCGCCTTCTGTAAAAGAAACTATTCCAGAACCTACACCGGTTGTAGAATTTGAACCTATAGCTCCAAAACCTGTAAACGAAGTACCTATTAGTACTTTTGAAGTTGAGGCTCCAAAAGAAGAAATTACTACCGAGACTGCCGAGTTAAAAATAGAAACCGTTGAAGAAGAACTTTCTGAAACCGATAATTTATCAAATAAATTAGTCGCTGATTTTGGGTTATTTGACCCGACTTTAGAGCTTGGTAAATATCAATTCCCTCCATTAGATTTATTAAAAAAATACGATAACGAGGGTATTTCTATCAACCAAGAAGAACTTGAAGGCAATAAAAATAGAATTGTAGAAACCTTAAACAACTATAAAATTGGTATTGCAAGTATTAAAGCTACTATTGGACCAACAGTTACTTTATATGAAATTGTACCCGAAGCAGGTGTTCGTATTTCTAAAATTAAAAACTTAGAAGATGATATCGCCTTATCGCTTTCTGCACTAGGTATACGTATTATTGCACCTATACCTGGAAAAGGAACTATCGGTATAGAAGTACCTAATAAAAATTCTACCATCGTTTCTATGCGATCTGTAATTGCATCGCAAAAATTTCAGAAAACAGATATGCAATTGCCAATTGCTTTTGGTAAAACCATTAGTAACGAAACCTTTGTGGTCGATTTGGCTAAAATGCCTCACATGCTTATGGCTGGTGCTACGGGGCAAGGTAAATCTGTTGGACTGAATGCGGTACTTACATCTCTGCTTTATAAGAAACACCCTGCTGAAGTTAAGTTTGTATTGGTAGATCCTAAAAAGGTTGAATTAACACTCTTCAATAAGATTGAGCGTCATTATCTAGCCAAACTTCCAGACGAAGCTGAAGCCATTATTACCGATAACACCAAGGTTATTAATACGCTTAATTCACTTTGTATAGAAATGGATAATCGTTACGAAATGCTTAAAAATGCATTATGCCGTAACATTGTAGAATATAATACAAAGTTTAAAGCACGTAAATTAAACCCGAACGACGGCCACGCCTTTTTACCGTACATTGTATTAGTTGTAGATGAATTTGCCGATTTAATAATGACGGCAGGTAAAGAAG contains:
- a CDS encoding thioredoxin family protein, with translation MVQELEQDNLSEIVSGNDTVVVQYSATWCGNCRIMKPKFKKLATENENITFVIADAEKFTESRKLANVDNLPTFATFKKGEFVNQVQTNKFDVLKELVDEVTSN
- a CDS encoding DUF6952 family protein, whose amino-acid sequence is MKLPVIKHLTQFIEENDEDFVNETIETLEALTEVSSLKDEELDVIGELISNMYGAIEVNNMIKNGTPQKEALNSFMKRVMGSIDK
- the katG gene encoding catalase/peroxidase HPI; translated protein: MANDKNSKASDDISQCPHHQQQQQQQQQQQRQDEQADPITEENDKQSGSHGSSAGKCPVMHGGNTTTKSTVMEWWPNALNLDILHQHDSKTNPLGEDFDYHEELKKLDIEALKKDMHALMTDSQDWWPADWGHYGGLFIRLSWHSAGTYRISDGRGGGGTGNQRFAPLNSWPDNVSLDKARRLLWPIKKKYGNKVSWADLIVLAGTIAYESMGLKTYGFAFGRKDIWNPETDTYWGAEKEWLAPSDERYANVEHPDTMENPLAAVQMGLIYVNPEGVNGKQDPLKTAAHIRETFARMAMNDEETVALTAGGHTVGKTHGNGDASILGPEPEAANVEEQGMGWSNPTKSGKGRYTVTSGLEGAWTTNPTKWDGGFFEMLFNHEWESVKSPAGALQWEPVSIKDEDKPVDVEDSSIRHNPMMTDADMAMKMDPIYKEISLKFMNDQEYFSETFARAWFKLTHRDMGPKANYIGTDVPDEDLIWQDPIPAGTSDYDVAAVKNKIAASGLSIPEMVNTAWDSARTFRGSDMRGGANGARIRLAPQKDWEGNEPHRLTYVLSVLEPIAAEFGISIADTIVLAGNLGIEQAIKAGGLDIDVPFTPGRGDATDEMTDADSFAPLEPLADGYRNYTKKEYVVSPEELMLDRTQLMGLTAPEMTVLVGGMRVLGTNYGNTKHGVFTNTIGALTNDFFVNLTDMGNSWKPTDKGLYDICDRRTGVVKWTATRMDLVFGSNSILRSYSEVYAQDDNKEKFVKDFVKAWNKVMNADRFDLK
- a CDS encoding fasciclin domain-containing protein, with translation MKTLKVFKSLLFSIAIFSFINVFAQNRMMKEHTVMVGGAKMYPTKNIVENAVNSKDHTTLVSAVQAGDLVDVLSSEGPFTVFAPTNEAFANLPKGTVETLLMPENKMKLQALLEYHVVSGQWNASDLLKLIKKGKGKAEIKTVSGGMITAWLKGEAVYITDENGNSAQVTIADVNQSNGVIHVIDTVLLPKA
- the tpx gene encoding thiol peroxidase, with protein sequence MATVTLKGNEIQTSGDLPKVGTKAPDFTLTTIELGSKSLKDFEGSNIILNIFPSVDTGTCAQSVREFNKEASALDNTKVLCISRDLPFAQARFCGAEGLENVISLSDFKDGSFGKAYGVNFTTGPLETLLSRSVVVLDEKGNVKYTEQVSETVDEPNYKAALDALKNG
- a CDS encoding diacylglycerol kinase — encoded protein: MAKKESFLVNRIKSVGYAYKGAILLLKTESSIKIQFAIAICVTIAGFYYNISATEWMVQVLAIGIIMTAEGLNTAVEAIADFIHPEFHNKIGFLKDISAGAVFIAAIAATIVGFIIYLPKVF
- a CDS encoding FtsK/SpoIIIE family DNA translocase; this translates as MAKKKPKTKQSSTPKFKKPSLTLTNQQKLIFGSLLIIIGFILGTAFLSYFFTGKADQSILNEFSLREAEAENWVKKLGAMLSDIFVYRGFGVAAFIFSGLLIRSGLHVLLDVNHAKLRRYWFWGMYLMIWISVFFGFFGEKHSILGGTVGFETNTYLQDYIGILGVALLLFFGLIVYLATRFKITIHSFIALFKSAKKDISDELKSDSEAFVPFDNSLTDEAEAIKSANKVVKSEKPKPEKPAPSVKETIPEPTPVVEFEPIAPKPVNEVPISTFEVEAPKEEITTETAELKIETVEEELSETDNLSNKLVADFGLFDPTLELGKYQFPPLDLLKKYDNEGISINQEELEGNKNRIVETLNNYKIGIASIKATIGPTVTLYEIVPEAGVRISKIKNLEDDIALSLSALGIRIIAPIPGKGTIGIEVPNKNSTIVSMRSVIASQKFQKTDMQLPIAFGKTISNETFVVDLAKMPHMLMAGATGQGKSVGLNAVLTSLLYKKHPAEVKFVLVDPKKVELTLFNKIERHYLAKLPDEAEAIITDNTKVINTLNSLCIEMDNRYEMLKNALCRNIVEYNTKFKARKLNPNDGHAFLPYIVLVVDEFADLIMTAGKEVETPVARLAQLARAIGIHLIIATQRPSVNVITGIIKANFPARIAFRVTSKIDSRTILDGSGADQLIGRGDMLYTQGNELVRIQCAFVDTPEVERIVDFIGAQKAFPDAHLLPEYVGEEGGTNLDIDISDRDKLFKDAAEVIVTAQQGSASLLQRKLKLGYNRAGRLIDQLEAAGIVGPFEGSKARQVLVPDFIALEQLLENEKNN